From Diospyros lotus cultivar Yz01 chromosome 4, ASM1463336v1, whole genome shotgun sequence, a single genomic window includes:
- the LOC127800194 gene encoding uncharacterized protein LOC127800194 produces the protein MGQKKKTASMFIRLVSAAGTGFFYVKKKNPRRIQTKLEFRKYDPRVNRHVLFTEAKMK, from the coding sequence ATGGGccagaagaagaagactgcTTCAATGTTCATCAGGCTTGTTTCGGCTGCCGGGACTGGATTCTTTtatgtgaagaagaagaatcccAGAAGGATTCAGACAAAGCTCGAGTTCCGAAAATATGACCCGCGAGTGAATCGCCATGTACTGTTTACTGAGGCAAAGATGAAGTGA